In Papaver somniferum cultivar HN1 chromosome 9, ASM357369v1, whole genome shotgun sequence, the genomic stretch gagtcacttaagcatgaaaccaagtgagattataaaatACAGTGTACAAGCAGtgcaacatcatcaaagttcatcattatgcacccaagacgcggaggaaaataacacaccggGGACTGACAACGGTATAGTCAGAGAATGGCCACACAACTTCCTACACGTCCCATATTTCTTGACCATATTTTGGTACTTCTCACAAGAAGGAAATCATCAAAAGATAGTATGATGGATTCAGGCACATGTACATTGGTTCGTTTCATTCGATCAGAAGGAATcaacattaataaaatatttattgttcAGAAGAAAGCCCTAGATCTAAAGCAAAGTCATCCAAATCATCAAAGAAATGTCTACTACGAAGGATAAagaacattcaaatgtttaaagAAGATAGAAGTAAATCTACTCgtcagactcatccgaattgtcagactCGTCATCACCGTCCTTCTCGTTATCCGAGTCATCAGATTTGTCATCgctatcttcctcttcttcgGAATTAGCGTCAGGGATGAAGTCTGGACGAGCCTCAGGATCATCATCTGATTCTGAGTCTTCTCCTGCTTCAGCTTCGGCTTCAATTTGCTTCATGGTCCTCCGAAACTCTCTTTCGTATCGGTCAGGCTTGATCTTGTGCTCTGTAAATACCCACGCAGTCTCCTCTTCAGAAACATCAGCATCAGAGTCAGAAGGTACCCCATCAAGGAATTGACGTCTCTCCTCATCCGCTTGTACTCGGCGCCGGATTCAATCCCTTCTGCGCTGACGATTCtcggcttcatcatcttcagcctTCCTCTTCATAAGTTCAGCATAAGTGACCCTGCGATCATTCAAGGGTATGATAGACTTTGCTCCCTCATCATGAGTAGTCTTAGATTTCGATTTGGCTACAGAAGCTTTGGAATCCTCATCAAAAGAGCTGGAGGAAAAAGAGGAGTAATAATAATCGTAATCGTTGCCGCTGGAAGTTGacattttctgaaaccaggagcatAAAATTATCAACGTGCAAGTAAAtccatctgcaaaaatggtaattcttaactcttaccttttacgattccactaacagtagtgatagtaatgcaagagttaacacctcaaaatcgttcgttccttcgaaacctacaaaaaacgaacgaagctcagattttcataaaatcatgaacactgCCACCACTGTAGTatcatgaaaactaaaacattatttcttcataaataattgtttactttgaatattactcgaaatcaaaCTTGGCTTTTGAAAATACATATTTACGAAAACGGGAACAATAACTCACGTTTTCGTTTTGTGAGTTACAACTcatgcaaagaaaaaaaaatctttttcgtggagcatgtcacggttttgtttataaaaatatttttcgtgGACAGCCCACaattttacataaaaaaaaaatctcttttccttcgtatcatttaaaacgaaggtttatttcaattttatgaaagctcacacattataggataaagttttgatttatatgaaagctcataaacaaaattttatcactggacacaagtccacacataaaaaaaaaacttttccttcgtacgattgTCATTCTTTAAAACAAAGGTTTacttcggttttgtgaaaattcactccttttatgataaaaccttggttcacatgaaagtttATAAACTAAGTtctatcactggacctaagttcatatacaaaaaaaaaaatccctcttaaatcagggattattattagttttcaaaactaacgatcaaacgaacatacgtttcaaaaacgagggttttcaacgaaactcacactcatatatgcacgtggatataattttattatgatcaaggcatgaacaactcatgaaactcataacatctaaaaaaaaaaaaaatcgtcgcttacctggtcggcgccggccgaaGTCTGGACAGTCGGTGATCAGACGACGGCGTCGGCCGGTGATGCTCTGGCaaaaaatttatttccaaaacctaattttataaggatttccttatttgggaccggcccgcgaatcctaaacgaccaaggtcccgtcatccaaatcagcggttcaacaccaatttatgctcattagacgatgctctatcatgccactgggatcttcattcaagtcatggtttgctcgtactatcaaaatccggtaacgtcttaacttacgactaagttcaattacttatattgttatgaccggaaaatcaccattcaatgcttactgaggaacatgactttcctcactaagcaggggacttaatgtagatggtggattttcgacaaaggttaaaatcgtaaacccataattatacgaactcctgatccagcaatcagatgtgagtattgagacacgggtctttcatcgaatcctctgactgagaatactttctctcagagtacatgcggatatgtagtctctcggctggacaacgacatatctcatgaatactgaacacttcagtaattatttctatatagaatcacgagattgatggctcctagacagcttgctctgctagtatagagcgataacctcttcaggatacaaacaacaagttttccctgactatataaaggatatgaatctccagcaagctcatgtcagaataattaatgctcctagacagcttgctctgctagtatagagccatcagttaattattcttaaattcttggattcatctactgaatttccaaaaatatttaaatattttcgcaatatttcgttacttcaatctatggttcttcccagtagaattccatgggttagtaataaatattcaatgcacgagcatctgagctacctctgagtaagccacAGCtcgaaaggtgcaagtgtactcaacgatgatacactaacaatcaccgcacgaacgagtatttcaaaatacgacgaaacgatgaacctatacaaaataggaaggaaaataataaataattaaaatattgaccaaggcgctgagAGCATGGGCCCACCGACTGGCCGGCTGTGCCGTGGtaaatcccacgccagttttatatttttgtcatattttctgttattttccttgatctcatgaaaatcctttcatttgaacaaatatccttcgttttgaggaaactcctcgatttcatggtgtttccttcacaccaaggaaataatataaaattagggaaaatattATGGggtcgtgattattggccaatcggccatgccttgatcccagccggccccacacctcatggttcctcattattttattattatttccctaaactcgtgaaaactccttaatctcatggtattttcacaaaaccatggaaaatataatataaaattaggaaaacccgtGGGACCGATCCCCAGCCGGCCGTCCAtccctcagccggtcccacatgccctattattttattattattattttaaggtttccttgatcccatgaaattccttgatttcatggtatttctctcaaattatgaaaattccttcaaatcatggaaaaatacacataaaatacataaaattaaggaaactcatgggaccgggcccaagccggtcggccatgccctagacggccCCACacgtccttattttattatttcaatattatttgcttccttgatcccatggaaactctcactttcaggaaactccttaatttcaacaaaattccttgatttcatgatattttcataaaatcatgaaaaatattataaaattaggaaaaggcaccatgggactgtggtcactggccggccggccatgccttggctccagcggtcccacgccacatattccttcattttataattattttccttcatctcatgaagtttcctcagtttcaacacaaccctaattttgtcatattttctcgaatggatgctcaactgcacgccagaaaatatcaaaattctcaggattgagacacgaacgtgagcatgttaccttgaccgaccagggttggctccttggctcgcaatgagccggtcccacgtattttcatgatttgacctaatttgcgcaattacacgtattaggtccaaaactcttccaaataattttggattttcatggaatgatcgtcagtcgatcccgtgaccacccagggctgatttcatgaccccttggtcggtccctcacctcttcataattaattaggttttatcacctaaggctcggacgagcattataggagaaatgattgaaccagcatttaatcattctttcatcaacaagtcaccatctcttcaagagaccttggtatttgctcacatgagcatatgggcgtTTCATGGTcggtccatgatcccatgtagccggtccctacttcgtcccatggttgattttgaaataaatcatcaattggtcatcaattgatcaaattagggtttctgagtccaatgatcataattccagattcaaacactaataactttacgacgatatcatgatcagtattcttattaattgtgctcggttcaactacctaccagtattctaattaatgttttattttggtcacgctaccaataattcatcagacgagcaacacttgctcagatgagtaatatttgctcaaaccaaggaatattgattcaaccctcaatattcaacaattcatcgaatgggcaatacttgctcacctcaactatcaacgtgagaattatacctctgtatcaacggacacgttcaattcatgagcttcaaaatattttgcaaaatcatgttcaactcagcaaatacatggactcatcgtcccataaagttatGAAGcaaacaactgactaattaaccacgaggcgtgaatcgtgtcacatgggggataccaactagggttttggtctggcaatctacgacacgtatgttcatacacacgatgggaatgtgagcaagtcgtgcaatcatttgaaggagttaacaaagtagtggatggaaaatcgaccaagtatccgcacgatgagcaactggtttcaaacatgatttccattctcccactctttgattccatcaactgtcacactttatgggatcatggtgtctacgatTCCAGCAatttaaataagtttctgaatcatgattggagAACAacgaagaatctcacgtctcacagaaaacacaagattaacaactcaacatctgagtaatcactctcaacagagattcaatcattcagaacttatcttattcagaatacataacacacctacaatctttgattaccattgattccacacatttctcagcttccctcctacagatcgacccatcctctcttgtgaccgaatttactctggaacggccattgtcttggtttaggccgaagtactacagattgatctctcgaattcaaagcactcccttcttgcagtgcatctgtgtgaggttgaacatttcgctcggttcaaggagtcttctcCGTAccgtctccttaattccgtaaaaaccagcaaatcgttttgccccatccacaGGGGGCGAGATAAATAACACTCCAGCGCAATCATAAAATTCCTATGGGCGAGTTATGCAACACTCCAGAATGATGCAAATTCAGTTACCAGTGGAATTGGGGAACTCCAACTTTTTAACCCATAACGAGTtatggattaagagggggcgatgtttgtaccctaatATTTCACGCCAAAAATGGGCTTACTTAGGCCTAGAAAACTCATCTCTTTAGCTAAATATGGTTCATTGGGCCTAGTATGCTCATCTAGTTAGCCAAGTATGGCCAGCTAGGCCTCACAAATACTATACATAAAAGCCCATATGCAAATACCCAAGACAAGGAAAGAAGGAGCCACGTCACCACTGGATCGTCACTTCTACACGTCAGCAAAGTAGGCCAATTGGCGGGCGACACGTCAGCATGTCCACTGCCACGTCATCGTCGGTGATTGCGTACTGGGGTGCCATGTCAGCAACATGGCGACGTGTTGGGAGCCACGTCAGCAAGCATGTTGAAGTGTTGGGTGCCACATCAGCAACCATGGTGGCGTGGCAGGTGCCACGTCAGCAACATGCCACGTCATCAAAATGGTAAACCAGTATAGCGCCACGCCAGCAAATTGCCACGTCAGCAAAACGTCAGACCAGTGTGGCACCACGTCAACAAAATAATTGGCAAGTGTGGCGCCACATCAGCAAAGTGCCACGTCAACACGTGCCATGTCAGCAAAATGATAGGCCAGTGTGATGCCACGTCAGCACGTGCCATGTCAGCAATGTGTCACGTCATTTTGCTATGTCAGCACCAACGACCAACCAGCGACTGCCATGTCACCAGTGAGTGCCACGTCATCTATAAAGAATATTCCGTTGGCATATTCCTGCGCCGGCAGCAAAAGCCGGCGGCCATACCAAGTTTCGTCTGGCAGCTCCATAAGTGATCCTATACTTCGCGGTACATCAAGCTT encodes the following:
- the LOC113312487 gene encoding acidic repeat-containing protein-like; the protein is MSTSSGNDYDYYYSSFSSSSFDEDSKASVAKSKSKTTHDEGAKSIIPLNDRRVTYAELMKRKAEDDEAENQETAWVFTEHKIKPDRYEREFRRTMKQIEAEAEAGEDSESDDDPEARPDFIPDANSEEEEDSDDKSDDSDNEKDGDDESDNSDESDE